Proteins encoded by one window of Elaeis guineensis isolate ETL-2024a chromosome 12, EG11, whole genome shotgun sequence:
- the LOC140852905 gene encoding uncharacterized protein, which produces MKMVMLLVDWEVRKTRPVMKILSDFYTSLLSIIHDVTILYEGLISFARLNVQLEDKAQTAHAWAEVVEKLLCIAEEQEKKSWEKIALLEIELTFLESQQKKDKKEFKKLRADYQKEMESVKSVLTKERGRRQEVEKAAKELKENLSATETRAQEASSRALAKFRESKVYEDKLSEASTDAYQLGFEDCKKAILRLQPKLDLSEVQADRLPEEEESRSGKKAEAEEDHPPPS; this is translated from the exons ATGAAGATGGTCATGCTGCTCGTTGACTGGGAAGTTAGGAAGACCCGCCCAGTCATGAAGATTCTCTCGGATTTCTACACGTCGTTGTTGTCG ATAATACACGATGTGACAATTTTGTATGAGGGGTTGATCAGCTTTGCACGACTTAACGTCCAGCTTGAAGACAAGGCCCAGACTGCTCATGCTTGGGCCGAAGTTGTCGAGAAACTTCTCTGCATTGCTGAAGAGCAGGAGAAAAAGAGCTGGGAGAAGATCGCTCTGTTGGAGATCGAGTTAACGTTTTTGGAGTCCCAGCAGAAGAAAGACAAAAAGGAGTTCAAAAAATTGAGGGCTGACTATCAAAAGGAAATGGAGTCGGTTAAGAGTGTCCTCACCAAGGAAAGAGGCAGGCGGCAAGAAGTCGAGAAGGCCGCCAAGGAGCTGAAAGAAAATTTGTCGGCGACAGAAACTCGGGCCCAGGAGGCATCTTCTCGGGCTCTGGCCAAGTTTCGTGAGTCGAAGGTGTACGAGGATAAGCTTTCCGAGGCTTCCACGGACGCATACCAGCTCGGGTTCGAGGACTGCAAAAAGGCCATCCTTCGACTGCAGCCTAAGCTCGACTTGAGCGAGGTACAAGCCGACAGGCTCCCAGAGGAGGAAGAGTCGAGGAGCGGCAAGAAAGCAGAGGCCGAAGAAGACCATCCTCCGCCTTCTTAG